CTACCTTATTCCATAGCTTAACCAAATACatccatttctttctttcatgtCATAAGTGCATAACACTTCATAGTTCTATCAAGTTTCAATATCTGTGAACAGAAATATATGTCCCTTTCTATCAGTCCTTCTATGAATTAAACTACTGCCAAATGGCTTTATTATGATCCTTCTTTGTTTCCTAACACCAAAACAAAATAGTCATCTCATACTAACTTCTTTCAAGTCGTTAAACTATCAATAACAATTAGTCAATACATAAACTTAGACATGAAGGCTTTTAAACACATTTTCCATAAAACATAAGAACATACCTGGCGAGGACAAAGGATCCGTGAATAGCCATAAGGGACACAAAACCAAGACTTACATCATAAATCAGTCTGATAACTGGCaaaaatgccagttattataagccttttatttagaattatgagggctaacaagtagaaaatgcggtgataatactcagaatttgtgaaaaattgaatcttgcgtcgattagcaccaTAATCCTCACTGACctcaatattatgcgttactccatgccaaagtgtctatttttgtagctatcgcaggaatcaaacgcatgcactGGAAATAAGAAATCGtaatcaaacgcatgcgctgaagccaggtgaatgcaaagacaaacgcatgcactAAAAGCtgagctatcgcatagacgaacaCATGCGGTGATAAcatacgtccatcgcatggaagttgcaatgatcgaatgcgtccatcgcatggaagttgcggtgatcaagtGAATGCGGTAATCACTTGGAGATTGCGTCCACGGAGTGAAAACCTTAaatagaagggtgatcgcaagATAGGTAGAATGCATTGATACTTCAGTTGAATCAAGCTCAGACGCATACTTTggaagtatcaacaagataagatgatgtgatATTGCtcataccgcgacaaaggcagtagtgagacataacgcaatcatgatagctgtcggcatttaaactctataaatagccccttggaccttcatttcaaggcaTTCAAACTTCTACCTCAAGgtagaggtttgcgatcacatatgagagcatgagcgagattttcagtgagaattcttcatctccaaaaaCCAAACCGAGTGACGACTAGAGCTTtcgctggagatagagctcgagagaaacatctccaccattcatccatgacACCActagcagccttgacgcagagtctttcatttctcctataacatctatattgtattacattttagcttaagatattaagtcattttgtaataaatgtatatcttgattccttcaatgccatcttcttcatcatctttatctttatcatcgtttatcttcatcgtttatttatcaaaagcgatcgcatacttaattgtgtagcctagagataggacgcatgtagcaacccaccgagaggtgtgcgttgtacgagtatagtgagttaatcctctttgcttagtgaaatgctgtagcaacacttgtcaatgggttgttgcaatgcttgtctataagttaattagccgcgtctaactgtctgagaaggtaagagatggaacgcactaaagcaaagtatgcattgtttctagagataggcacaatcttatgttCGATgtaaccatgcactatagagatatagtcatgcgttaacagttgttgtgtatctaccaattttcatcgcaagtcttctattgctcaatctgattcgttaggagtaggagtaacaTGTAGCCCATGAAACTtcgtctttttacttttattcatcgcctcaaacgcattgcttaaCAAGAATTATTGAGCGACGAGTCCCTTTGTTCAACCTCgcattacccgagaaacttgcgttctcattatacttggcgcgaatgaaagaaaacttgtgataggaatgcatggtcattgcatactagattaacgcatacttTTCATTCCAaccatgacctcagacgcatgggtataaacgcatagcttaagatATAGAACACACAACAAATAATGCGTTCACACCTCATAATATTTTCTTTGAACATAGTCCACAGAACCTAAAACTTattctctgataccaactgtaacgacccgagttcaggaggggtacatgaatgaaccgataccacatccgaatgagagggatcctgaggacataaaagtatggttaagaaaggcttaataaaattgaaagttactacctataccaataaggtgcaccttccttttcgatggctcaatcataggaactccaaagctaagcgtgcttagctttgagcaatcctatgttgggtgaccttcTGGGAATTTtcttaggatgcatgtgagtgaggaaaaagcatgctgaaaggacTCGTGTTAGTTTGTGGAGACAACTTTCACTTTTAAAAAAAGCATTTAAGACAAGGGAGGATGACATAACCATGTCGCAGGGGATGTAGGGGAATGTCGGAGCCATCAGGGGCTGAATCTGGATTTCGAATCTTGGTCCGAATCCTGGGCTTGGGGTGTTacagatggtatcagagcagaaCCTCTCCCAGTAAGATGTGGTTCGAGGACGAACCAAGCAGAAGCTGGTGGgcatgtaacgacccgagttcagaAGGgttacatgaatgaaccgatatcacatccgATGGCTCAATCATAGGAACTCCAAAGGTAAGCGTGCTTAGGTttgagcaatcctatgttgggtgacctcctaGGAATTTTCCTAAGATGCATGTTAGTGAGGACAAAACATGCTGAAAAGACCcatgttggtttgtggggacaactttcacttttCAAAAAGCATTCAAGGCAAGGGAGGATGAGATAACCAGGTCGCAGGGGAAGAGGAATGTCGAGGCCATCAGGGGCCGAATCTTGGGCCTGTGGTGTTACAATTATGAAGCAAAAAAGGATATCCCAATCATTCTTGGGTGTCCCTTTTTGTCCATTGGAAAAGTTTTGATTCATGTACACCAAGGCGACGCTGTTGAATTATCTGAAGACGAAAGCCAAAAAAAGATGGACCCGAAATGTGAGGTCTATGCATTGATCGATAGTACAAAGAAGTTCGAACCACTTTGTCTAAAAGAGCGACAATCAAAGCCAATGCCCCTTTCTCTTGAggagccaccaacacttgaGCTTAAACCTCGCCCTATCATctaaaatatgtttttcttgGAATTAATGACATTTTACCTATTATCATCTCATCTAGACTCTCTCATGCTAACGAACAACTTTTGTTGCAGGTATTGAAGAAGCATACACAAGCCATAGGCTGGACGCTTGTTGAATCTGTGGAATCAGTCTTCCTACTATATGCATAAGATAAAATTGGAGGAAGGAAAGACCAGATCTTTTGAACCTCAAAGCAGACTCAACCCTATCATGAAAGAAGTGGTGAAGAAAGAGATTATTAGATGGCTCGACACTGGGATACTTTACCTCATCTCTGACAGTAACTGCGTAAGTTCAGTGCAAAGTGTGCCAAAGAAAGAAAGTGCCACTATAGTTGTCAACAGCAACAAAAAGTTGATTCCATCCAAGACAGTCACTGGGTGGCGCTTTTGCATAAACTACAGAAAGTTGAATGCAGTAACCAAGAAAGACCACTTTGCACTTTCTTGCATTGATCAAATGTCAGATAGACTCGCTGGAAAATAGTTATATTGTTTCCTAAACAACTATTCTAATTACAATCAAATTGTAATCGTTCCAAAAGATCAAGATAAAAAAACTACTATTTTCCCCTTTCGAACATTTGCATTTCGACATATGCCCTTTGGGCTATGCAATACGCTGGGGACATCCAAGAGGTGCATGATGgatattttctctaattttcttAAACAATCTATTGAtgtttttatggatgatttctctATTTTTGGGGATTCTTATTTTGTTTGCCTTAATAATTTGGAAGTTGTCCTCACCCGATGCAAGGAGACCTATTTAGTGTTcaattgggagaaatgtcacttcatgtGACCGAAGGAATAGTTCTTGGTCACAAAGTTTCTAAGGCAGGTTTGGAGGTTGAAAACGCCAAGGTAGATGTGATTGCAAAACTTCTAGCGTCTACAAATGTCAAAGCATTCAAAAGCTTCTTAGGGCATGCTAGCTTTTATAGGAGATTCATTAgagaattttctcaaattgcgcAACCTCTTAGCACTTTGCTCAAACAAAACATGCCCTACGATTTTGACACTAACTAccgcactcttcgcactacagatatattttaatgtccattagatataaccagtcaacagtgcaatgacccttcacaaattgctcgtaagtacaactaggtcaaaattaccattttgcccctatagttgcatctaactccttaagtaccactgattcttctaatgaacaataagtcattgtccaactatgaccaaacctctcttgGGCTAAGAGAGGCTGTGGCGCCACATTCTTCAAGCCTCagaatttatctacttacccaaacgttagagaatgagtgaatttcatcttgtgtatttgtgttctcagctcctctcacccatacaaatcaaaggaccacgttcatagataggagttcacgactcactcaagattcaagtcatgtaacctatggtcatcctagtgaaatgtaaattcTAAtaggtattatataatgagactagtcatttcgtgatccagtcttatacaaactcctttatgtaaaacacccccactcacatgtctctacatgaatgattaggatcatatcatttgtagtactttacaacgattgtaacatctataaaacgaaccatattcgtagtgtcaccaagataaggaacccaaccttatccatctactatagaccctAAAcacgattcacttgtatgtctctacatacatatttaagctacagaagataaccttagatactagtttattggtttgtgggttaatgctactaaatgtcgaataaaacatctaacattttattaaataaataaattatttgtacattacaattataaactacaagacccacgagatttaggccATAAACCCTAACAACTAAAGGTTTTAATAAAGATCATGGTCATTTTAATACCACCACGAAAATTATTTTGGGTAAATGATTGGCTGATACCTACCTCTCCCACTATAGTCATTTactctaattatattatttatcattTCTAATCTCTATTAACTTTTGTATCTATCTCAATAAAATCACCATTCCATCTAATCTCTTTctttaaatctcaaattaattgattgttttcttttaatgtcttcatttaactttcatatatatatctCAAGTACTTTAGCTCTTCCAAATTTCATGATCCCTAAATTAAACTCAGTTACTATTTGATTCATTTATGAACATTCCTCTCTGAAAATGTGCAAGTCTGATCCATAAATAACCATACATAAATATCCAATTAATAATGTGTTTGTGGCCTTTCAACATAGACTTTAGATGAGTAAATATGTATtataactaaatttcaaaagaagtGTTGCGATATAAAAAGTGATAGTGTACTATTAGGGCTTCAAGCTAGTGAatgttttaatttgttaatcaaatatattataacaactcttgaattttctcttataaaactcttttaaatatAGTTTGTTAGCCTTTCTATGCATgacattgttttctttttttaaaaccatacatgaggttgtttttattatcgcaaaaTATATGAAATCTCTTAACAATCTTTATTCTCATTTTGGtatcaaaactcaaatttaaaaattatagtaAGATGTTTCAAAATTGATGAgcaattaaacattttaattgatGAAACTGAAAGTCAAAATTGATAGAATAAATATACTAAGGGTAATCTCGCCACCAAAGTTTGATTCTTATTTGAGGCAGGTTTATTTCCCTTTTTAATTTTAGCCAATTTTTGTCACTTAAagtttcttatatatatatatttctacaTATATGTTCATgtttatatacaaatattttttaaattttggactCATTTGgtgattatttatttttaatttttgaaaattaagacaaATTATAACACCAGTtttacatataatttttttatcttttttatttactttaccattaTTTTTAAATCACATTAAAGTCagtccaaatttaatttttagtgtttAAAATTATGATTAGTaagtatttgaatttttaattttaattttaataagtcccttaaaaatatttaatagatttataaaattaaatttagtatataaaaatctcataaaatatttgaaatgctTAAAAAGTAATAGTTATTAGATACAAAAAATTGTTTCTAATTGAACCtcacaatttcaattttttaaagttcaagaactataTATGACACAAATTTAGATGTTAGTAAGCTAAAATTTTTGCccctaatatttaatttttgatcTACCTATCTCCATATGTTAGTTTGACGATATTATATTAGTATACCTAAAATTATGTTTAGTTGAAGTTGAGCCCCTTATCTAATATCCTAGCTTTGCCACCTATACAAAGAACACTTTCCTAAATCTTAATAACAATTTATGTTGTTTTGTACTTATACACTTTTGCTTTTATCCGGATGAAACAACAACTTGCCCAAATTTATAAATGATTGAAGATTTCAATTATttaactttttctttcttcttttacaGTACACATGGTTACGTTTTAGTAAGTTTGTTAGCATACTAAAGTACGACATTTAGTAGCTTGCCCCAAGTTAGCTTTCatacaaataattatttagtctataaattttagtttataatgaTGTTATCCTTGTACTATCCAACTTGAAACAATTGAGCTcctatataataatttagtcattgaacttgaatatgtaataatttattttctataattttaaatttgtaataatgcATAGTCTTCACTATGATGGATCTCATCAAAATTATGTCTCAATCATTATTACGTAatgatttaatctttatataatttataaataaattttgatcGACAATTAAATTATCATGTGAAggaaatattattaaataatatttttgacGAGTGGGAATGAATCGTTACttattaaaatttagggatattatgttgttacaattttaaaattatatagacTAAAATGTAGTCACAAATTCAATTGCCtatgtttaataatttttttttaaaaaaaagaaaagagtaaaTCCAATTTAGTAGAACAAACATGTGCATATTGTTGGGAAATCAGTAAAAAATTATATACTTCATGaactaaatttttatatttttatcttagAAAGAAATGTCTTCTATTTAAGAGAATGGAATAGAAGATTAAAACAATATGTAATAAAATGGAAACAAAAACGAAATCGCTGAAGTTTTCTTTATATATACCTTCACAAATAGACAGTTAACAAATTTATTTTGTGGtggtaaaaaataattaaaggcGACAAACCCTCACAATCCACAAATATTCACCAATAGAAATGAACtttcaaaactaaatttactaaatttagaattaaatttgaGTATAAAAGTTGAGGGCCATTAACATAGAAAGGCAGAGGTAAGGATCAGCCAACAAAACAAAAGGAAGAAGGGGCAAAATTTCAATAGGAAAGTAGTTGTGTCTGTGCAAATAGACACAGAAGAAAAGTTACAACCTTTTTTAGTGAAGTGTACACCTACTTTACACTTTTCTTCTGTGTCTACTTGCACAGATACAAAAGATCAAAATGGCTTTATTAAAGTTATCAATCTTGCTATGTACAATGCTATTCGGTTCTTCTCTTTCAAGAGCTGCTTCTCCTAACAACATATTCATCCTAGCTGGTCAGAGCAATATGGCTGGGCGAGGTGGGGTTGAGAATAATCAAGTGAGAGAGCTTGAGTGGGATGGGTTAATTCCACCAGAATGTCAATCAGACCCATCGATCCTACGATTAAACCCTGCACTCCAATGGGAGATTGCACGAGAGCCTCTACATGAGGGAATCGACATCAACAAAACGGTTGGGATTGGTCCAGGAATGCCATTTGCTCACCAGTTGTTAACAAAAGTAGGGCCAAGAGCAGGCACAGTGGGTTTAGTTCCTTGTGCTAGAGGTGGCACCATAATTGAACAATGGATTAAAAATCCTAGCAATCCTGATGCaacattttacaaaaatttcatTGAACGAATCAAAGCATCTGATAAAGAAGGTGGGGTTGTGCGTGCTCTTTTCTGGTTTCAAGGGGAGAGTGATGCAGCTATGAGTGACACTGCCAATAGATACAAAGACAACCTAAAGAATTTCTTCACCGACATCCGCAATGATATAAAGCCTAGATTTTTACCCATCATTCTTGTTAAAATAGCCCTCTATGACTTTATGATGAAGCATGATACTCATGATTTGCCGGCAGTGAGAGCAGCACAAGATGCAGTCAGTAAAGAACTACCAGATATAGTGACCATCGATGCCTTGAAATTACCTATAAACGTTGACACACATGAAGGTTTTAACCAAGATCATGGTCATTTTAATACTACAACGCAAATTACTTTGGGTAAATGGTTGGCTGATACCTACCTCTCCCACTATGGTCATTTACTCTAGTTatataatttatcattttctaaTCTCTATTAAATTGCTTATCTATCCGAATAAAACATCATTCACCTCTCTCTTTCTTTAAATCCCTTCTTTATTGAATctcaatttaataaatatacacctcattttattattattttttttttgtagttcctcatttaaataatcaataatttaaaaaaatgttgtaaAATAGTATAGCTTAAATGTGAGTAGAATTAAATATATCTATTCCACATGTTTTACTCGCTTCTTTCAACATAACATATTCAAGTTTCATCCATCCCGATTTAAactaaactaataataatattaaaattaaaaataatattgagTGTTTTTAATGTGtataaatttatgaaataaaacTTGAAAATTATAACAtgatttcttttatgtatttggtatattttaagaaaaaataataataaaaaaaaaactaaagataacaaaatattaattcttCTAATAGTGCCTTGGATCTATGATATTGGTACATGTGTTCCTTTGTAaactttttaataattatttttgttgaaCGTTGATATAATATGGTCAAGTTTGACAAGAAGGGGTCTCcctatattaattatattggtCCTATATTGTTCACTATCGTTAATTTCAAGAAAGAATATTACAAATCATCACCACAAGGATTCTCGaagattttttaaataagatcTCGACATACCTATTATATGCCAAATAAGTATTCCCAAATTGTTCTTTCAACCTTGTTTCTCATTTTCCGTATACATACCTACAAGTGCAAGGAGAAGAAAATTAATGTAAACAGAAATCATGATTCAAAAGAAATGGCTTATAAATTTCAAAGTAAATTAGCattcaaatctcaaaaaaaaaaaaaaaaaaaggcatttGGGCATATGAGATAATAAGAATACAGTTTGAAGTAGTAGGCTTAGATGATTCTAACAGATAATTTTGAACTTATAATTCATAGATGAAGATATTGCCATGATGGGATGtcataaatgaaaattataaacGAATAAATGTATGTCATAATGGAAATTATAAATGCAGAGATACATGCAAACGTAACATGTCTCTTACCTACTCATTCATTTTTATACCTTTAGGAACCTACCATGCAAAAAGATTAAGTGGGGAAATAGacaaattaagagaaaaaaaagatagaaaataagACAATGAGTACGAGAAAGAAAATTATCATAGCTACTTCACATTTCAGCATTGTTGGAATACTTTCTAGCAATCCCaatatcatttttcttttgcCTAAAATATGTCTGGTTGGA
This genomic window from Benincasa hispida cultivar B227 chromosome 4, ASM972705v1, whole genome shotgun sequence contains:
- the LOC120076636 gene encoding probable carbohydrate esterase At4g34215 — its product is MALLKLSILLCTMLFGSSLSRAASPNNIFILAGQSNMAGRGGVENNQVRELEWDGLIPPECQSDPSILRLNPALQWEIAREPLHEGIDINKTVGIGPGMPFAHQLLTKVGPRAGTVGLVPCARGGTIIEQWIKNPSNPDATFYKNFIERIKASDKEGGVVRALFWFQGESDAAMSDTANRYKDNLKNFFTDIRNDIKPRFLPIILVKIALYDFMMKHDTHDLPAVRAAQDAVSKELPDIVTIDALKLPINVDTHEGFNQDHGHFNTTTQITLGKWLADTYLSHYGHLL